In Eriocheir sinensis breed Jianghai 21 chromosome 29, ASM2467909v1, whole genome shotgun sequence, a single genomic region encodes these proteins:
- the LOC127005222 gene encoding protein ABHD13-like produces the protein MVRMDRMADEDLESGQPCLPPNPPPRPRVCHHHHHHHHHGHHHGNQDCEEENMTPKQKADFAVIKFVAGLVLAVMRRFWVTSSAVVVGIFVLFWLYGGLFALLLLLFALSGVVYQVSDLLVYWPNFPPDSRVLVQPPATLGLPSENLFLYARDGTKLHAVFIKQDPSTIHTAPTFIYFHGNAGNLGHRLSNVYGLYRCVGVNLLLLEYRGYGLSQGAPSEEGLYLDAQAAVSYLKTRPDIDQNKIIIFGRSLGQSLKATLVGQWLWTV, from the exons ATGGTGCGCATGGATAGGATGGCAGATGAGGACCTAGAGAGTGGACAGCCATGCCTTCCGCCCAACCCTCCGCCACGGCCCAGggtctgtcaccaccaccatcaccaccaccaccatgggcaTCACCATGGAAACCAGGACTGCGAGGAGGAAAACATGACCCCAAAGCAAAAGGCAGATTTTGCTGTGATAAAATTTGTGGCAGGTCTGGTGTTGGCGGTGATGCGGAGATTCTGGGTGACGTCTTCAGCTGTGGTTGTAGGGATTTTTGTGCTGTTCTGGCTGTATGGGGGTCTCTTTGCCCTACTCCTGCTGCTTTTTGCTCTCTCAG GCGTGGTGTACCAGGTCAGTGACCTCCTAGTGTACTGGCCTAACTTCCCACCCGATTCGAGAGTTTTGGTGCAGCCACCTGCCACACTTGGCCTGCCATCAGAGAACCTGTTCCTGTATGCCCGTGATGGTACCAAGCTCCATGCTGTTTTCATAAAACAGGACCCTTCAACCATCCACACTGCCCCCACCTTCATATACTTTCATGGAAATGCTGGAAATCTTGGCCACAG GCTGAGCAATGTGTATGGCTTGTACCGCTGCGTAGGGGTAAACCTGCTGCTGCTGGAGTACCGTGGGTATGGCCTGAGTCAGGGAGCACCGTCCGAGGAGGGGCTGTACTTGGATGCACAAGCTGCCGTCTCCTACCTTAAGACTCGCCCAGACATTGATCAAAATAAGATCATAATTTTTGGCAGATCCCTAGGTCAGTCTCTGAAAGCTACTCTG GTGGGGCAGTGGCTGTGGACTGTGTGA